The Agreia sp. COWG nucleotide sequence ATGCCCTCGGCTCGGTCTCGAGCGACGTCATCCAGTCGGCCACCGCCATCGGCTTCTCGCCCTGGACGAGATTCTGGCGGGTCGACCTACCCCTCGCCGGCCCGGTGCTCCTGGCCGGCATCCGTGTCGTGGCGGTCAGCACGGTCAGCCTCGTGACGGTCGGTGCCGTGCTCGGAATCAAGAGCCTCGGCCTGCTCTTCACCGATGGGCTGCAGCGCAACATCGTCGCCGAGGTCGCCGCGGGAATGGTGGCGACAATAGCGCTCGCCCTCGCGATCGATTTCGCGCTCGTGCTCGTCGGCCGGGTGCTCATGCCCTGGACGCGGGCCACCCGGGTGACCGTCGAACGCCGCAGCCGTGTTGCGGCAGGGGTGGTCGCGCCGTGAACCTTCTGATCGACGCCATCGCGTGGATCTTCGATCCCGCGCACCTGGACGGCCCCAACGGAATTCCCACCCGCCTGGTGCAGCACCTCGGCATCAGCCTCGCCGTTCTCGTGATCGCCAGCGTCATCGCCATCCCCGTCGGCTATCTGATCGGCCACACCGGACGTGGGAGGGGCATCGCCGTGAGCCTGACGGGCGGGCTGCGCGCCCTGCCCACCCTGGGGCTTCTCATCATTCTCGCCCTGTGGCTGGGCATCGGGCTGGAGGCGCCGCTCATCGCGCTCGTGGTCTTGGCGGTGCCGCCCATCCTGGCGGGCGCCTACTCGGGTTTCGAGGCGGTCGATCGGCGCACCATCGACGCCGCCCGTGCGGTGGGCATGACCGAGCGACAGATCGTCTCGAAGGTCGAGATCCCCCTCGGACTGCCGCTGCTGATCGGAGGGTTGCGGTCAGGCACCCTGCAGATCATCGCCACGGCGACCCTGGCCGACTATGTGGGGGCGGGTGGACTCGGCCACTTCATCTTCGTCGGCCAGAAGACGAACGACTACCCGCAGATGCTCGCCGGCTCGGTGCTCGTCATCCTGCTCGCCCTCCTGAGCGAGGGAATCTTCGCGATCATCCAGAAGTTGGCAGTACCACGCGGCGTATCCGCGGGCGCTGCAGAGCGCACAGACGTCCGTACGTCGTCATCCCGGCGCGTGGCGGTGGTGGGGTCTCCCACCGAAGAGAGGAAATGACCATGTTCACAGCACACATGAAGAAGGGCCGGATCGCCGCAGGCGTCATCGCGGTCGGCGCCGTGGTGGCGCTGGCAGGGTGCGCAACGAGTGATCCCCTGGACACCGGATCGAGTGACGCAGCGAGCTCCGACACCATCGTGATCGGCTCGCAGGACTACTACTCCAGCGAGATCATCGCGGAGATCTACGCCCAGGCCCTGGAGGCCAACGACTACACGGTAGACCGCCAGTTCCGCATCGGCCAGCGCGAGGTCTACCTGCCCGAGATCGAGGCCGGCAAGATCGATCTGTTCCCCGAGTACACCGGAAGTCTGCTGCAGGCGCTCAAACCCGACACCACGGCGACCACGAGCGACGACGTCTACACCGATCTCAAGACGGCGCTTCCCGACGGCCTGCGCGTTCTCGACAAGTCAGAAGCCAGTGACCAGAACTCCTACACGGTGACCCAGGCGTACGCCACCCAGAACAAGCTCACCGACATCGCGTCGCTCGCGAACGTGACGACCCCGATCGTGGTCGGCGGAAACGCCGAGCTCGAGACCCGGCCCTACGGACCGGCCACCCTGAAGTCGAAGTACGGAATCGACACGACCTTCCAGTCGATCGAGGACTCGGGTGGACCGCTGACCGTGAAGGCGCTCGTCGACAACACGATCCAGCTCGGCAACATCTATACCGCCGACCCGAACATCAAAAGCAACAACCTCGTGGCACTGACCGACCCCGATGGTCTCTTCGTTGCCGACAACGTGGTTCCCGTCGCGTCGTCGAAGGTCGACGACAAGGCCGCCGGCATCATCAACAAGATCAGCGCTGCGCTCACGGAGGACGACCTCGTCAGCCTCAACTCCCAGAGCGTCAACGACCAGAAGTCGGCCGAGGTCATCGCCAAGGCGTGGCTCGACGACAAGAAGCTCTTCTAAGCCCAGTCGGTAGACGCAACGGCCCCTCGACGGGTCCGGGTGGTGACCTCGGTCAACGCTCCGGGTTCGTCGAGGGGCCGTCGCTCGTCTCGCCCATGTGCTTGGCCTCACCGCGGGCGATGAGCTTCTTGACGATGAAGATCACCAGGACGAAGACGGCGATGACGCCCACGAAGATGTAGCCGGCGAAGTGAAGTCTGTCGGCGATCTCGCGGTAGCCGCCGGCGGCGGCCGAACCCGCGCTCACGTAGGCGAACGACCACAGAACGCACGCCGGCAGCGTCCAGCTGATGAAGCGGCGGTAGCTCATCGTGCTCATTCCG carries:
- a CDS encoding ABC transporter permease — its product is MNWVVENLPLIGQRTLEHLALSVPPIILSFIISVPIGWLANRYHWSRGVLLTVLGLLYAIPSLPLFVILPIVLGTGLRDSVNVIVALTLYGIALMVRTTADALGSVSSDVIQSATAIGFSPWTRFWRVDLPLAGPVLLAGIRVVAVSTVSLVTVGAVLGIKSLGLLFTDGLQRNIVAEVAAGMVATIALALAIDFALVLVGRVLMPWTRATRVTVERRSRVAAGVVAP
- a CDS encoding ABC transporter permease, with amino-acid sequence MNLLIDAIAWIFDPAHLDGPNGIPTRLVQHLGISLAVLVIASVIAIPVGYLIGHTGRGRGIAVSLTGGLRALPTLGLLIILALWLGIGLEAPLIALVVLAVPPILAGAYSGFEAVDRRTIDAARAVGMTERQIVSKVEIPLGLPLLIGGLRSGTLQIIATATLADYVGAGGLGHFIFVGQKTNDYPQMLAGSVLVILLALLSEGIFAIIQKLAVPRGVSAGAAERTDVRTSSSRRVAVVGSPTEERK
- a CDS encoding ABC transporter substrate-binding protein, encoding MFTAHMKKGRIAAGVIAVGAVVALAGCATSDPLDTGSSDAASSDTIVIGSQDYYSSEIIAEIYAQALEANDYTVDRQFRIGQREVYLPEIEAGKIDLFPEYTGSLLQALKPDTTATTSDDVYTDLKTALPDGLRVLDKSEASDQNSYTVTQAYATQNKLTDIASLANVTTPIVVGGNAELETRPYGPATLKSKYGIDTTFQSIEDSGGPLTVKALVDNTIQLGNIYTADPNIKSNNLVALTDPDGLFVADNVVPVASSKVDDKAAGIINKISAALTEDDLVSLNSQSVNDQKSAEVIAKAWLDDKKLF